A segment of the Zingiber officinale cultivar Zhangliang chromosome 8B, Zo_v1.1, whole genome shotgun sequence genome:
TGTATGCTGTGGAGATCGTGTGAAAGGAATCCATCATAATACTTTAAATTTAGTCAATGGGAACAGACACATCCTTTAATAGAGAGGCTTACTGTATTGACCCATAGTGCTCTGGATCAAGACATAATCGTCATGAATGGATTCTTTAAATGCTTACACTTCAGTGCAATGAACTCAAACCGCTCCACCACAATCCACTGCCTAGTTCCAACCCAACCTTAGATCCTCTGTGGTTCCATTTTGACCCACAACGAATGAGTTGCTTCTTACCTGGCTAAGTCTAACTCTAACTGAGTTCCTAGTATTTCAACTGAATTAGGGCCAACTCATTACTTAATTTGACCAAGTTCTTCCACACTCGATTTTCTCTAGCCAACTTACCCAAGTGAGAATGGGGCTAGATGCATATGCCGTATGGGATCATTTTCTGTGTTTATGATCCCTTCCAAATCTGCCTAGGCAGCTACATCTGCTTCCCGAGCAGCCACTTCCAAAACCATAGCTGCAATCCATGATATCCTACTAACAGTACAATCAGATACATGGATGTTACTAGTAACCTGTGGTACTATTACCCATATCTCCACCTAAATCTCATCAACAAAACCCTGCATTTGTATATCACTTTGCTGAATCAAAGGGATACATCTGTAGTACTTCTTAAGTAGAAAAATCTACTTTCCAACTTCTGAATATATGCTCCCCTAGTTTTTTTTCATTATTTCCTTGCATCTCTCCTTTCATATGTTGTATCTGGTCTACTACAAATCATAATCATCACATATGTCAAGTTGGCAACTAATGCAGCATAGTGAACTGTTTCTAAATCTTCTTGAAACCTTTTTATTATGTGATTGCTCATTACAACTTTGTTTTTCTACATCACCACCATCACAAGCAATCTTATTCTTAGATTTGCATTCCTCCCCAAAGTCCATAACTGAAAATTCATTTGATAATCATTTCTTAAACTTCTTAGCTTCTTGGATATCAACTTTTGCAATCAACATGTTTTTTCCCACCAAACTTTATTCATTGGGCACaacaattatttttaatttcatattttttacTCAGATTCTATATAAAGCTTCTGTTGGCAATTGTGGAAATTTCAATTTCACTGCAATTAGTATCTTCTATTGGAACAACAATGACCAACTTAGCATCTAGCCAATCTACATTTGTTcatgaatccatcaacttctttTACCACTACAGTAGGTTTTGTTTCAAACCAATTAAATTCTTATTCAACTCCATACCAGGTCTTTAGCAGCATTTTGAGTCTTTTGGGTTGCACCATGTCACTGTATCTGAATCATAAAGAGAAATGCAATTTTAACATCCAATTAATCTACTTATATGCAACCATAATACTCTGCACTAATCTACTAGTAGTTAGGTTAATGATTATAGCaaatattttcttgaaattgatacaatttattattattattttattgtaaGCCTTTGAAACTTAGTTTTGTTTGGCATCTTTTTCTGTCATTATGCTCATGTAAATTTACCTCtgtaatatatatatagaaggtaACTCATTTCCATATTTTGTTCCTCTCTGAAGATTCCATCTCTTTCATTTTAACAAGGTCTCACTTCAGTCTGCATTGTCTTAAACATAGTTTTATCATCACCTCCAATAGGTGATAGAGGGAAGGAGACTATCATTGTGGACATATGATACTCTTTTATCTCTTGCACATCCTGTTAGAAGATCTCCATGTCAATCTATTCACTTTCTCGAGCTGTTTTCCTTGTTTGTCAAAATTTGTCAGAAATCTATATTTATACATTATGTTTTTATTGGATACCATTCATAGAATTGTAAATGAGCCGAGTCTTTGTGTCGTTTAGAATTGTTTGGTAAGGAGATCAAGCCGAGCTGGTCCAAGTCTAAAATTAACCAAGTTGTTGgatgtttttttttaagattgAGCTTCGATATGAGCTCGAGTCGAGTttgattcattttgatgtatcaaactcttaattcaacttgtttgtttgaaatttttatgttttaaaaattgtttgatTGCTTAGGGAGCTTGTTTGTTCATTTTGAGAGCTTGTTTATTTACTTGCAGGAATATTTATAAGGTTGATACGAGCTTGTTTATAAATTTAGTAAGGCTTGTaacaagtatttagtcgaaattGATGATTAGGGTTTTCAGTGTTGACTCATGCTGTCTGATATGCATTGAAACACATTGGCAAGCTCGTGCCGCCTATGTTGACAATGAAACATGTGATTTTCGTGGTCAAGGGTTTTCCTGTGTGTTGGCATTTTGCATGAAACAAaaccaaaagagaggagaagaggcttGACTTATAAAAGGTCTGAGATCATTTTACCTGAAGCAACAATGTCTACAGAAGCTACCAACAACAAACAGTGATGAACGGCGGCGAGTGGCAACTACTTCTTTGGAGCAACAAGTGATAGAAGAGGCAATCGTTGATGGTTGTTGACGATCGCCGGCTGGATCACTACAAGATGACAATCGCCGACAATTGCTGCACAATAGAGAATTGGAGCTGGGATGAGTGAGGGTCAGTTAGCATTGAGAGAAAAAGAAAACCTAAACTATATAtcattttgtttatatatatgtatatactgTTATTATATTTAGAACaacttatatatattaaattgttTGTTATCAATAATATAGCTATGCTATATTTGCTATAACAGTATATTTAATAAAaagtttataattatttaatataactgttatatataatctatatcATTATTTTAAATTGCGTACCATGCAGAGTGGCACATTTGAAATTTATTGTTTGATAAATTACTAAAACTTAATATTTCTTGGCACAAGCAATGTCTCCTCTGTCACTGTGTCACTTTTGTCAACACCTCTTACTATGTTTTAATACAGGTTAAGATGTATTAAGATAATGCTGCTATTTTTTTATTGTTCGTGCCATACAAGATAATGATAAAACTGTATCATTCCATTCCACATGGAACATAAAGTCTGAATATATAATCATTCATGTCTTAAACATCTCAAATGTTATATGATGGCACCACTTTTAGTAGGGAGTCTTGGACATTCACCAGATTCATAGATTGGATCACTCAACCAGATTGTCAGAAATCCAGGTGTGTTCAATTTTAGTGAATTTAGTGAAACAAACAATCTATAGTCGAAATGATTTGATTTTAATACCTAGGAGTTCCCCTGTGAAACTCTTTGTCATTCATTATACAGGTGAAGATGCAGATACGGGTAAAGTGTGGTTGTGGTGATGGAAAATGCCTTGACTGGGCTATCATTGAGCTCCAAGGAGTTGTTGAATCTCAGTCTACATGTGCTGGTCAGATCAATGGTCTAGAAATTGGACGTCTCTGTTGCTCATCATCTTCCTCTCAGGTCGAGCCTATGTTTCAGCACCTCTTATTAACATACTTTTCATTTGGGATTCCTGTTTAGCATTAGATATTTACTATGAGTTTCTTATTCTGCAGACAAACTATACCTTCACTGTGGGTTACCATGAACTCTCTGGCACAAGGGTAGAGTTGAAAAAACCTCTATTAGTTTTACAGAAAAAGGTGGCAACAAGTTCGACAATGCTGCCTCAGTTTTCTGATTCCCCACCAGTAGAATTAGAAGTCATTGGAATTATACGCCAGAAGATCCTATTCAAGAATAGGCCAAAAGCTTTGACGTCAAGTACAGATCTTTCTTCCTCAAGCAAATTTAAGATATTGCCATGGGTTGAGCTCATAATCGGTTCTTATTTTATAGGGACACAGTCAAAGGAAAAGAGAACTTAGTAATAACCTCTTCTATCACAGTGGCACAACGTTCAGGTATTTCACCATCGCAGAAGATGATAATGGCTTGAACAGTGGAGTTTTCTATTGCAAGATTAATCCAGACCTTTTTGATAGAAACAAAAGAAATTGAGTGATTTCGATggctttatttcttcttttatttgtttGGTGGTCGGTGGTCGTAAAAAGATACGTGCCTACCATATTGCTGTAATCTGAGCACCTGCTAGCGATCAGGTTTGTGATTGTAAGTTCCCTTCGACTTACCTACTCCAGTTAATTCATAGTGATCCAAcctttgtatttattttttattttatttttgataaaatcaaacTATGCtccattctttttaattttaaatttatttcatttattttttaaattacttttggttTTCAACTTTCATCCCTATATTAAATTGCAAGCTAATGTAAACATCAGTTGCAGCATGATTTGATCAAAATTGGGATTTTTCGTATTTTAGTTTGCAATAGTTTGTAGATTTAGGCAAGGTGAAGAAGCAGAAATAGCCCTCAATGGATTTGCAGTCGAGTTATGAAGAAATGCAGACCCATTCACTTCGGTGGATATAACAAATAAAGTATTTGATAATTTTAGTATAAATGCACTTTTATTATTTGAAGGTATTTATTTGGATGATGATAACAGTTGGGTGATCTGTGTTTATATATAGAATAATTTTTTATGGTTTAAAAATTTGAAGTTTAATTCGAATGAGAATTATGCTAAGAGCTTAGTTTTTTTCCTCAAGGAAGTTTGTTTGGggtttaaattctaaatttaccTTAAATTAAGTGTCGATCTCCACCTTGCAAAGGTTTTGCTGGGCTAGGATAAATTATTTCACATGATTTATATGTCCGTATATTGTTATGGATCTAGTGATATTAGACTATTTAGAATTAGTAATATAAATTGATTCATTAGTTATTATAGGTCagtttttatcatttttcttttataCTAGTTAATTTACTAACTTCTCCTTGCTTAAATGAATGATAGATCTAGTTAATTTTATTGACTAGTCTTG
Coding sequences within it:
- the LOC122016258 gene encoding putative uncharacterized protein DDB_G0287975; this encodes MQIRVKCGCGDGKCLDWAIIELQGVVESQSTCAGQINGLEIGRLCCSSSSSQTNYTFTVGYHELSGTRVELKKPLLVLQKKVATSSTMLPQFSDSPPVELEVIGIIRQKILFKNRPKALTSRTQSKEKRT